One genomic segment of Bos javanicus breed banteng chromosome 23, ARS-OSU_banteng_1.0, whole genome shotgun sequence includes these proteins:
- the LOC133236489 gene encoding cytochrome b-c1 complex subunit 2, mitochondrial-like: MKLLTRAGSLSRFYSLKVAPKVKATAAPAGVPPRPQDLEFTRLPNGLVIASLENHAPASRIGLFIKAGSRYENSNNLGTSHLLRLASSLTTKGASSFKITRGIEAVGGKLSVTSTRENMAYTVECLWDDVDILMEFLLNVTTAPEFRRWEVAALQPQLRIDKAVAFQNPQAHVIENLHAAAYRNALANSLYCPDYRIGKVTPVELHDYVQNHFTSARMALIGLGVSHPVLKQVAEQFLNIRGGLGLSGAKAKYHGGEIREQNGDSLVHAALVAQSAAIGSAEANVFSVLQHVLGAGPHVKRGSNATSSLYQAVAKGVHQPFDVSAFNASYSDSGLFGFYTISQAASAGDVIKAAYNQVKTIAQGNLSNPGVQAAKNKLKAGYLMSVESSEGFLDEVGSQALAAGSYTPPSTVLQQIDAVADADVINAAKKFVSGRKSMAASGNLGHTPFIDEL; encoded by the coding sequence ATGAAGCTGTTAACCAGAGCCGGGTCCCTCTCGAGATTTTATTCCCTCAAAGTTGCTCCTAAAGTTAAAGCCACAGCAGCCCCTGCAGGAGTGCCTCCACGTCCTCAGGACCTTGAGTTTACCAGGTTACCAAATGGTTTAGTGATCGCTTCTCTCGAAAACCATGCTCCTGCATCAAGAATTGGTTTGTTCATTAAAGCAGGCAGCAGATATGAGAACTCCAACAATTTAGGAACTTCTCATTTGCTTCGTCTTGCATCCAGTTTGACTACAAAAGGAGCTTCATCTTTCAAGATAACCCGTGGAATTGAAGCAGTTGGTGGTAAATTAAGCGTGACTTCAACAAGGGAAAACATGGCCTATACTGTGGAATGCCTGTGGGATGATGTTGATATTCTAATGGAGTTCTTGCTCAATGTCACCACAGCACCAGAATTTCGACGCTGGGAGGTAGCTGCCCTTCAGCCTCAGCTAAGGATTGAcaaagctgtggcttttcagAATCCACAGGCTCACGTCATTGAAAATTTGCATGCTGCCGCTTACAGAAATGCCTTGGCTAATTCCTTATATTGTCCTGATTATAGGATTGGAAAAGTGACACCAGTTGAGTTACATGACTATGTACAGAATCATTTTACAAGTGCAAGAATGGCTTTGATTGGACTTGGTGTGAGTCATCCTGTTCTAAAGCAAGTTGCTGAACAGTTTCTTAACATAAGGGGTGGCCTTGGTTTATCTGGTGCAAAAGCCAAGTACCATGGAGGTGAAATTCGAGAACAGAATGGAGACAGTCTCGTCCATGCCGCTCTTGTAGCACAGAGTGCAGCCATAGGAAGTGCAGAAGCAAACGTGTTCAGTGTTCTCCAGCACGTCCTCGGTGCTGGACCACATGTTAAGAGGGGCAGCAATGCCACCAGCTCTCTGTACCAGGCTGTTGCCAAGGGAGTTCACCAGCCAtttgatgtttctgcttttaatgcCAGTTACTCAGACTCTGGACTCTTTGGGTTCTACACTATCTCACAAGCTGCATCTGCTGGAGATGTTATCAAGGCTGCTTATAACCAAGTAAAAACAATTGCTCAAGGAAACCTTTCTAATCCAGGTGTCCAAGCTGCCAAGAACAAGCTGAAAGCTGGGTACCTGATGTCAGTGGAGTCTTCTGAGGGTTTCCTGGATGAAGTCGGGTCCCAGGCTCTAGCTGCTGGTTCATACACGCCGCCATCCACAGTCCTTCAGCAGATTGATGCAGTAGCTGACGCTGATGTCATAAATGCTGCAAAGAAGTTTGTTTCTGGCCGGAAGTCAATGGCAGCAAGTGGAAATTTGGGGCATACACCTTTCATTGATGAGTTGTAA